The following proteins are co-located in the Toxotes jaculatrix isolate fToxJac2 chromosome 9, fToxJac2.pri, whole genome shotgun sequence genome:
- the cpda gene encoding carboxypeptidase D isoform X1 produces MVHVWERLSTMLKLRVSLFAFLLALVVFPGDARLHRTRRLSPAAEETVETYNIYYNYVDLTGRLQSLAQKYPHIANLSSIGQSVEGRELWVMRITKDPNIDSPGKPKFKYVGNMHGDETVSRQVLVYLVEYLLTKYGEEPRITKLVNTTDIYIMPSMNPDGFEMSKEGDCSGNNGGRNNAKNKDLNRSFPDQYDGTTVSQDDIPEVMAVIRWIQEKKFVLSGNLHGGTVVASFPFDDSAFHQRQGHYSKSEDDSLFRYLARVYSQNHPVMTTGLPNCPDALDETFEDGITNGAQWYDVPGGMQDYNYLYGNCMEITMELSCCKYPPATELHKEWDLNRESLLAYIEKVHIGVRGYAKEAVNGSALTNVSIVVDNIHHNLTTGKYGDYYRLLLPGTYNITAAAPGYRSVTVHNVQVKEDEATELNFTLARVVSEVPGSGTELTSPTPSTGDPNISTTTSNSSDSTQTQLAPSEGNKNSPPLPQPEHQPIQPQEFRHHNYADMELFLRKYSSDFPSIAHLYTIGHSVEHHELYVMVISDNPAAHEHGEPEFKYVANMHGNEVVGRELLLNLIEYLCRNYGTDPEVTQLVNNTRIHIMPSMNPDGYEAATEGDVKGYKGRNNSNNFDLNRNFPDQFTTITDPRQPETIAVMNWLKSIPFVLSANLHGGSLVVNYPFDDDKDGTIQYSQSPDDKVFQQVARAYSQENPQMHNGHPCENLYPDEYFEDGITNGANWYNVPGGMQDWNYLNTNCFEVTIELGCVKYPLAKELPKYWEQNRRALLQFIHQVHTGIKGTVSDSSDGTGIPNATITVAEIDHNITTAHTGDYWRLLVPNTYSITASADGYMPVRTYATVSKDRVETVDFRLTRIHSDSKGQSQNGPQPTQNPSEKEFQSLIKDLSLGQGLEQLVKSTATENSFRYQRYKELAAFMRGLTLNFPKITSLRSLGQSVEFRTIWALEISNKPGEAEPSEPKIRFVAGIHGNAPVGTELLLEFAAFLCVNYGKNPAITRLINETRIVIVPSINPDGRAQAVEKQCTSTQGLTNARGKDLDTDFFGNSSQRVVEAQPETRAMMDLILEKGYTLSVALDGGALVATYPYDKPVQSVENEGTLKYLASVYAHNHPKMHLGESGCSSNGQMGNIPDGVMRAAERQSHMGSMKDFSMDFGHCPEITVYTGCCLFPPAEQLATLWAENKKALLSMLVEVHKGVRGVVRDKSGKPIVGAIIVLNGGVRVFTTEGGYFHALLAPGNHNIEAVADGYQQQRQKVVVYSYEAANYITIEFDMDNSIFGLPREFVVASAAASMTALVVTACIIWCVCAAKSNRQKDGFHRLRQHRDEYDDEIRLTSMGSKKSLLAHEFQDESESDEETLYANKI; encoded by the exons ATGGTACACGTTTGGGAGCGTCTCTCGACGATGCTGAAACTACGGGTGTCACTTTTCGCCTTTCTTCTCGCTCTTGTTGTCTTCCCCGGTGACGCCAGACTACACCGGACCCGACGCCTCAGCCCCGCCGCGGAGGAAACGGTGGAAACTTATAACATTTACTACAATTATGTTGACCTGACCGGACGCTTGCAGTCTTTAGCCCAGAAATACCCTCACATAGCCAACCTGTCGAGCATAGGTCAGTCTGTGGAGGGCAGGGAGCTCTGGGTGATGCGGATTACCAAGGACCCCAACATAGACTCACCGGGGAAACCTAAATTTAAATACGTTGGCAACATGCACGGCGACGAAACTGTGTCCAGGCAGGTGTTGGTCTACCTTGTGGAGTACCTGCTGACTAAATATGGGGAGGAACCGCGCATAACTAAGCTGGTAAACACCACGGACATTTACATTATGCCCAGCATGAACCCCGACGGCTTTGAGATGTCCAAAGAGGGGGACTGCAGTGGCAACAACGGGGGTCGAAATAATGCCAAAAATAAGGACCTCAACAGAAGCTTTCCTGACCAGTATGACGGGACTACTGTCTCTCAGGATGATATACCCGAGGTCATGGCTGTGATCAGATGGATCCAGGAGAAAAA ATTTGTGCTGTCAGGGAATCTGCATGGTGGCACTGTGGTTGCCAGTTTCCCTTTTGATGACTCGGCCTTCCACCAGCGACAGGGCCACTACAGTAAGTCAGAGGACGACAGTCTGTTTCGCTACCTGGCCCGGGTGTATTCCCAGAACCACCCTGTGATGACGACTGGTTTGCCCAACTGTCCTGATGCCCTGGACGAAACTTTCGAAGATGGCATCACTAATGGGGCACAGTGGTATGATGTGCCTG GGGGTATGCAGGACTACAACTACCTCTATGGAAACTGTATGGAGATCACCAtggagctgagctgctgcaaaTATCCTCCTGCTACTGAGCTCCATAAGGAATGGGATCTGAACAGGGAATCCCTGCTAGCCTACATCGAAAAG GTACATATAGGTGTTCGTGGATATGCGAAAGAGGCTGTCAATGGCTCTGCCCTCACCAATGTCAGCATTGTGGTGGATAACATTCACCACAATCTGACCACTGGAAAGTATGGGGACTACTACCGCCTTCTGCTCCCAGGAACATACAACATCACAGCTGCGGCCCCAGG GTACAGGTCAGTAACAGTCCACAACGTCCAGGTCAAGGAGGACGAAGCCACAGAACTTAACTTTACCCTGGCCCGTGTAGTCAGTGAGGTTCCAGGTAGCGGCACTGAGCTTACGTCCCCCACGCCATCCACTGGTGATCCGAACATCTCCACCACCACTTCCAACTCTTCTGACTCCACCCAGACGCAACTGGCTCCCTCTGAGGGAAACAAGAACAGCCCTCCTTTGCCTCAGCCTGAACATCAGCCCATCCAGCCCCAGGAATTTCGTCACCACAACTACGCAGACATGGAGCTCTTCTTACGCAAGTACAGCAGCGACTTCCCCTCCATAGCCCATCTTTACACTATTGGCCACTCTGTGGAACACCATGAGCTCTATGTGATGGTCATCTCAGACAACCCAGCTGCTCATGAGCATG GTGAGCCAGAGTTCAAATATGTGGCCAATATGCATGGTAATGAGGTGGTGGGCCGAGAGTTGTTGCTCAACCTCATCGAGTACCTGTGCCGTAACTATGGTACTGACCCGGAGGTCACCCAGTTGGTCAACAACACCCGCATTCACATCATGCCTTCTATGAACCCTGATGGCTATGAGGCAGCCACTGAAG GTGATGTGAAAGGCTACAAAGGgcgcaacaacagcaacaatttTGACCTGAACCGTAACTTCCCGGACCAGTTTACCACCATCACAGATCCCAGACAGCCAGAGACCATAGCTGTGATGAACTGGCTGAAGAGCATCCCCTTCGTCCTGTCAGCCAACCTCCATGGAG GATCCTTGGTTGTCAACTACCCCTTTGATGATGACAAAGATGGGACAATTCAGTACAGCCAGTCGCCTGATGACAAGGTCTTTCAGCAGGTGGCCAGAGCGTACTCACAG gagaaTCCTCAGATGCACAATGGACACCCTTGTGAGAACCTGTACCCTGATGAATATTTTGAGGATGGCATCACCAATGGTGCCAACTGGTACAATGTTCCTG GTGGCATGCAGGACTGGAACTATTTAAATACCAACTGTTTTGAGGTGACCATTGAGTTGGGTTGTGTAAAGTACCCTTTGGCCAAGGAGCTGCCTAAATACTGGGAACAAAACCGAAGAGCCTTGCTTCAATTTATACACCAG GTCCACACTGGAATAAAGGGCACAGTGTCTGACAGTAGTGATGGCACAGGAATTCCCAATGCCACCATTACTGTGGCAGAGATAGACCACAACATCACCACAGCCCACACTGGAGACTACTGGAGACTGCTGGTCCCTAACACTTACTCCATCACAGCCTCCGCCGATGG ATATATGCCGGTGAGAACCTATGCCACAGTCTCAAAGGATAGAGTGGAGACGGTGGACTTCAGACTGACACGAATACACTCGGACTCTAAAGGCCAGTCTCAAAATGGCCCCCAACCCACACAGAACCCGTCTGAGAAGGAGTTTCAGAGCTTAATCAAGGACCTCTCCCTAGGCCAGGGTTTGGAGCAGTTGGTCAAGAGCACAGCCACAGAGAACAGCTTCCGCTACCAACGCTACAAAGAATTGGCCGCATTCATGAGGGGCCTCACTCTTAACTTTCCCAAAATTACATCTTTACGCAG TTTGGGTCAAAGTGTAGAGTTTCGAACCATTTGGGCTCTGGAAATCTCCAACAAACCAGGGGAAGCTGAACCCTCTGAGCCCAAGATCCGCTTTGTTGCAGGGATCCATGGCAATGCCCCAGTgggcacagagctgctgctggagtttgCTGCCTTCCTGTGTGTCAACTATGGCAAGAACCCAGCCATCACCAGG TTGATCAACGAGACCCGGATTGTCATCGTGCCCTCTATCAACCCAGATGGAAGAGCACAGGCTGTTGAGAAGCAGTGCACTTCCACCCAGGGCTTGACCAATGCTCGTGGCAAGGATCTGGACACAGATTTCTTTG gcAATTCATCACAGCGTGTGGTGGAGGCCCAACCGGAGACCAGAGCGATGATGGACTTGATTCTAGAGAAGGGCTACACTCTCTCTGTAGCCCTCGATGGAGGCGCCCTTGTTGCCACCTACCCTTATGACAAGCCTGTCCAGTCTG ttgaAAATGAGGGCACATTGAAGTACTTGGCGAGTGTCTATGCCCACAACCACCCCAAGATGCACCTTGGGGAGAGTGGATGTTCAAGTAATGGGCAGA TGGGCAACATACCTGATGGAGTTatgagggcagcagagagacaaagtcaCATGGGGAGCATGAAG GATTTCAGTATGGACTTTGGCCACTGTCCAGAAATCACAGTGTATactggctgctgtttgttccCTCCTGCTGAGCAGCTGGCCACACTCTGGGCTGAGAACAAGAAGGCTCTCCTAAGCATGTTGGTGGAG GTCCATAAAGGGGTGCGTGGTGTGGTGAGGGACAAGAGTGGAAAGCCTATTGTTGGAGCGATCATTGTACTGAATGGGGGTGTAAGGGTCTTTACTACAGAGGGTGGCTACTTCCATGCACTCCTGGCTCCTGGCAACCACAACATTGAAGCTGTTGCTGACGGCTACCAACAACAACGTCAAAAG GTGGTGGTATATTCCTATGAAGCTGCTAACTATATCACCATTGAGTTTGACATGGACAACAGCATCTTTGGTCTGCCCAGAGAGTTTGTGGTGGCCAGTGCAG CGGCCTCCATGACAGCATTGGTAGTGACAGCGTGCATCATCTGGTGCGTGTGCGCAGCCAAATCTAATCGTCAAAAGGATGGCTTCCACCGTTTGCGACAGCACCGGGATGAATATGACGACGAGATCCGGCTCACTTCTATGGGCTCCAAGAAGTCCCTGCTTGCTCACGAGTTTCAGGATGAGAGCGAAAGTGACGAGGAGACATTGTATGCCAACAAAATTTGA
- the cpda gene encoding carboxypeptidase D isoform X2 produces MTTGLPNCPDALDETFEDGITNGAQWYDVPGGMQDYNYLYGNCMEITMELSCCKYPPATELHKEWDLNRESLLAYIEKVHIGVRGYAKEAVNGSALTNVSIVVDNIHHNLTTGKYGDYYRLLLPGTYNITAAAPGYRSVTVHNVQVKEDEATELNFTLARVVSEVPGSGTELTSPTPSTGDPNISTTTSNSSDSTQTQLAPSEGNKNSPPLPQPEHQPIQPQEFRHHNYADMELFLRKYSSDFPSIAHLYTIGHSVEHHELYVMVISDNPAAHEHGEPEFKYVANMHGNEVVGRELLLNLIEYLCRNYGTDPEVTQLVNNTRIHIMPSMNPDGYEAATEGDVKGYKGRNNSNNFDLNRNFPDQFTTITDPRQPETIAVMNWLKSIPFVLSANLHGGSLVVNYPFDDDKDGTIQYSQSPDDKVFQQVARAYSQENPQMHNGHPCENLYPDEYFEDGITNGANWYNVPGGMQDWNYLNTNCFEVTIELGCVKYPLAKELPKYWEQNRRALLQFIHQVHTGIKGTVSDSSDGTGIPNATITVAEIDHNITTAHTGDYWRLLVPNTYSITASADGYMPVRTYATVSKDRVETVDFRLTRIHSDSKGQSQNGPQPTQNPSEKEFQSLIKDLSLGQGLEQLVKSTATENSFRYQRYKELAAFMRGLTLNFPKITSLRSLGQSVEFRTIWALEISNKPGEAEPSEPKIRFVAGIHGNAPVGTELLLEFAAFLCVNYGKNPAITRLINETRIVIVPSINPDGRAQAVEKQCTSTQGLTNARGKDLDTDFFGNSSQRVVEAQPETRAMMDLILEKGYTLSVALDGGALVATYPYDKPVQSVENEGTLKYLASVYAHNHPKMHLGESGCSSNGQMGNIPDGVMRAAERQSHMGSMKDFSMDFGHCPEITVYTGCCLFPPAEQLATLWAENKKALLSMLVEVHKGVRGVVRDKSGKPIVGAIIVLNGGVRVFTTEGGYFHALLAPGNHNIEAVADGYQQQRQKVVVYSYEAANYITIEFDMDNSIFGLPREFVVASAAASMTALVVTACIIWCVCAAKSNRQKDGFHRLRQHRDEYDDEIRLTSMGSKKSLLAHEFQDESESDEETLYANKI; encoded by the exons ATGACGACTGGTTTGCCCAACTGTCCTGATGCCCTGGACGAAACTTTCGAAGATGGCATCACTAATGGGGCACAGTGGTATGATGTGCCTG GGGGTATGCAGGACTACAACTACCTCTATGGAAACTGTATGGAGATCACCAtggagctgagctgctgcaaaTATCCTCCTGCTACTGAGCTCCATAAGGAATGGGATCTGAACAGGGAATCCCTGCTAGCCTACATCGAAAAG GTACATATAGGTGTTCGTGGATATGCGAAAGAGGCTGTCAATGGCTCTGCCCTCACCAATGTCAGCATTGTGGTGGATAACATTCACCACAATCTGACCACTGGAAAGTATGGGGACTACTACCGCCTTCTGCTCCCAGGAACATACAACATCACAGCTGCGGCCCCAGG GTACAGGTCAGTAACAGTCCACAACGTCCAGGTCAAGGAGGACGAAGCCACAGAACTTAACTTTACCCTGGCCCGTGTAGTCAGTGAGGTTCCAGGTAGCGGCACTGAGCTTACGTCCCCCACGCCATCCACTGGTGATCCGAACATCTCCACCACCACTTCCAACTCTTCTGACTCCACCCAGACGCAACTGGCTCCCTCTGAGGGAAACAAGAACAGCCCTCCTTTGCCTCAGCCTGAACATCAGCCCATCCAGCCCCAGGAATTTCGTCACCACAACTACGCAGACATGGAGCTCTTCTTACGCAAGTACAGCAGCGACTTCCCCTCCATAGCCCATCTTTACACTATTGGCCACTCTGTGGAACACCATGAGCTCTATGTGATGGTCATCTCAGACAACCCAGCTGCTCATGAGCATG GTGAGCCAGAGTTCAAATATGTGGCCAATATGCATGGTAATGAGGTGGTGGGCCGAGAGTTGTTGCTCAACCTCATCGAGTACCTGTGCCGTAACTATGGTACTGACCCGGAGGTCACCCAGTTGGTCAACAACACCCGCATTCACATCATGCCTTCTATGAACCCTGATGGCTATGAGGCAGCCACTGAAG GTGATGTGAAAGGCTACAAAGGgcgcaacaacagcaacaatttTGACCTGAACCGTAACTTCCCGGACCAGTTTACCACCATCACAGATCCCAGACAGCCAGAGACCATAGCTGTGATGAACTGGCTGAAGAGCATCCCCTTCGTCCTGTCAGCCAACCTCCATGGAG GATCCTTGGTTGTCAACTACCCCTTTGATGATGACAAAGATGGGACAATTCAGTACAGCCAGTCGCCTGATGACAAGGTCTTTCAGCAGGTGGCCAGAGCGTACTCACAG gagaaTCCTCAGATGCACAATGGACACCCTTGTGAGAACCTGTACCCTGATGAATATTTTGAGGATGGCATCACCAATGGTGCCAACTGGTACAATGTTCCTG GTGGCATGCAGGACTGGAACTATTTAAATACCAACTGTTTTGAGGTGACCATTGAGTTGGGTTGTGTAAAGTACCCTTTGGCCAAGGAGCTGCCTAAATACTGGGAACAAAACCGAAGAGCCTTGCTTCAATTTATACACCAG GTCCACACTGGAATAAAGGGCACAGTGTCTGACAGTAGTGATGGCACAGGAATTCCCAATGCCACCATTACTGTGGCAGAGATAGACCACAACATCACCACAGCCCACACTGGAGACTACTGGAGACTGCTGGTCCCTAACACTTACTCCATCACAGCCTCCGCCGATGG ATATATGCCGGTGAGAACCTATGCCACAGTCTCAAAGGATAGAGTGGAGACGGTGGACTTCAGACTGACACGAATACACTCGGACTCTAAAGGCCAGTCTCAAAATGGCCCCCAACCCACACAGAACCCGTCTGAGAAGGAGTTTCAGAGCTTAATCAAGGACCTCTCCCTAGGCCAGGGTTTGGAGCAGTTGGTCAAGAGCACAGCCACAGAGAACAGCTTCCGCTACCAACGCTACAAAGAATTGGCCGCATTCATGAGGGGCCTCACTCTTAACTTTCCCAAAATTACATCTTTACGCAG TTTGGGTCAAAGTGTAGAGTTTCGAACCATTTGGGCTCTGGAAATCTCCAACAAACCAGGGGAAGCTGAACCCTCTGAGCCCAAGATCCGCTTTGTTGCAGGGATCCATGGCAATGCCCCAGTgggcacagagctgctgctggagtttgCTGCCTTCCTGTGTGTCAACTATGGCAAGAACCCAGCCATCACCAGG TTGATCAACGAGACCCGGATTGTCATCGTGCCCTCTATCAACCCAGATGGAAGAGCACAGGCTGTTGAGAAGCAGTGCACTTCCACCCAGGGCTTGACCAATGCTCGTGGCAAGGATCTGGACACAGATTTCTTTG gcAATTCATCACAGCGTGTGGTGGAGGCCCAACCGGAGACCAGAGCGATGATGGACTTGATTCTAGAGAAGGGCTACACTCTCTCTGTAGCCCTCGATGGAGGCGCCCTTGTTGCCACCTACCCTTATGACAAGCCTGTCCAGTCTG ttgaAAATGAGGGCACATTGAAGTACTTGGCGAGTGTCTATGCCCACAACCACCCCAAGATGCACCTTGGGGAGAGTGGATGTTCAAGTAATGGGCAGA TGGGCAACATACCTGATGGAGTTatgagggcagcagagagacaaagtcaCATGGGGAGCATGAAG GATTTCAGTATGGACTTTGGCCACTGTCCAGAAATCACAGTGTATactggctgctgtttgttccCTCCTGCTGAGCAGCTGGCCACACTCTGGGCTGAGAACAAGAAGGCTCTCCTAAGCATGTTGGTGGAG GTCCATAAAGGGGTGCGTGGTGTGGTGAGGGACAAGAGTGGAAAGCCTATTGTTGGAGCGATCATTGTACTGAATGGGGGTGTAAGGGTCTTTACTACAGAGGGTGGCTACTTCCATGCACTCCTGGCTCCTGGCAACCACAACATTGAAGCTGTTGCTGACGGCTACCAACAACAACGTCAAAAG GTGGTGGTATATTCCTATGAAGCTGCTAACTATATCACCATTGAGTTTGACATGGACAACAGCATCTTTGGTCTGCCCAGAGAGTTTGTGGTGGCCAGTGCAG CGGCCTCCATGACAGCATTGGTAGTGACAGCGTGCATCATCTGGTGCGTGTGCGCAGCCAAATCTAATCGTCAAAAGGATGGCTTCCACCGTTTGCGACAGCACCGGGATGAATATGACGACGAGATCCGGCTCACTTCTATGGGCTCCAAGAAGTCCCTGCTTGCTCACGAGTTTCAGGATGAGAGCGAAAGTGACGAGGAGACATTGTATGCCAACAAAATTTGA